From Drosophila santomea strain STO CAGO 1482 chromosome 2R, Prin_Dsan_1.1, whole genome shotgun sequence:
GTCACTGTGGCGGGCTGTGCCTGGTTCAGCTTGAAGACGCTCTCGATCACCGAGATCTCTGTGGCCGTGGTGTTCATGCCCACGAAGGACAGCCAGTCGTTAACCACCATGCCGGCGGCGAGCACTTCACTGCCCCGGTTCACTGTGCCGGCCACGAGGGGAACCTGCAGCAGGGACGACAGCTCGTCCTGGTCCTGTATGCTCGTCTTGGGGTGCACCATGCCGCCCTGGTTGCTCAGCACGGCGTACGAGCCGACCAGTGTGTTGTCGGCGATGGTCTGACGGAAGACCTCCACCTTAAGCACGTCCCCGATGATCTCCTCGGTCTCCTTGTCCAAATCCGGGTGGACCAGAGCCACATAGTCATTGCAGGCGATTACGTTGCCCAGCGCGGACAGGCGCTCCTCCACACGCTGGATCTTCACGGCGTCCGGCAGACTGTTGCGCAGGTGCTGCAGCTCCTCGTCGGTGGTGGAGTTGGGCACCAACAGTCCGTTTCGGTTGCCCACGGTGAGGCGGCCGATGATCCGGCAGCCGCCCACATTCGCGTGGACCACCGGGATGGTCTCGGCGAGCTCCGCCTCGAAGGCGCTGTAGAAGGTCTCGGATCCGCCGATGGCCACCAGGCAGTATGTGTTGGTTAGTTTGGTGAAGACGCCGATGTCGTCGTTGTTCTCGAATTGCACGCGCAGCGCCATTTTCTCTGTATGTACGTGATTTCTCTTTTCCTGGTGGTTACTCTCTTTTCGGATTTACTGGCCTGATTGAGCCTGCTGCTTGGTGCGCTCtggattttgtttatatgtCCGGAAATCAATTTAAACGGCGTGATGAAATTCGCACAATTTCACTTCACGTGGTAATTTCTTATGTTGGACCGCCAGAGCTGCATAGCCATCGATTGCCTGCCTATCGGAGTGGGGGTCTATCGATACTTGCGGGTAAATAAACAAGTTCTGGACGGGAATTTCGGGGGTCTTAGGGGTCGGTTGCCCCCTCTTGAGTAATGTGTTCCGAAATCTACATAAACACTCCCTAAACCTATCCTAAAGTTATAGATATTGGTTTCGTTTATATAACCTAAGTGAACCCTTTTAAGCGTGTGTCCACCACGCCCCTGAACTGTGACCCACATCCCAGATTTTAGTGACTAGTTTTATACTTATCGTTGTTGGCGTTTGGTACACTACACTTTGTTATTCACCTAGATCGCCGACTCCGCGCACGATCGCGCTCCCGTTCCCGCTCCCGATCTCGGCTGCGACTGCGGTCGCGATCCCGTTCCCGGTCGCGGCGACCGGCGCCTCCAGATCCGGATCCTCCGGTTGGCGCTACTCCGATGGCCTCCCGCTCCCGGGAACGGCGCTCTCTGCGCTTCTTTCGCTCGGATCGCTCCTTCTCGCGTCTCCTGTGCGCCGGCGAGGCGGGACTCCGGCTGCGGCCCATGGCTCCGTTTCGGTTTCTGCTTGTGTGGCGGTTTGAGTGATAGTTGGTTTGCCTGGAGTGGATTCGAAGTGGATGTTAGACTGTGTGCTCCCATGCTGCCGCACGTATCCCGCTCACCGTTGCGCTAGGCTGTGTCTAGCATTATTTGGGCGACACCGGCGGTGGGTAAAAACGCgctaacttaaaactaaaaccaaataaacaaCGCGCGTTATCTCGCCGCGACGCCGAAACGGAATGAGGAATGCGGATTGCGGTTGAGGATACGAGGGATGCGATGCAAGGGCAAAACACAACCACCAATCGGATACCGATAGTTGGTATCTTCGCTCACGGCGATGTATCGTCCACATATCGTATAtcaatatgtttttatttgaatattattttttaacaacAATGTTAAGGTTATACATGTaatctatttatattttaatagctttacgtataatatatttaactaaTGCCCGTATTGTGATACATTTATTCAATGCATAAATGCTTTTCTTTGATTTATACCGCTTTATTGAATAGTTTTGAAAGTACATGTAAAAATATAACGTACTTAGAAAATATAATGCTAATTATCATGAACTGTAAATTAACTTTTTGAGTTAAATTTATCTTTGGAtaaaaactattaaactaTTTGCGATCGCCGTTAAAATGAACTACTATAGTGGCTGATCTTCTAGTTCGATCTTAAAGACCGATTCATTTTCCAAGACGCGGGGCTGCCAACTCCTCCGAAATTGAAAGAAAATGCATCTTGAAGATTAAGATACACACAACAATCCGTAAGTGCGTCAGAATTTTCAGAATCCGCGGTTCGCTGGAACTCTCGAAATAAACAACTAAATGTTACTGCACATCTGAAGCTATCGCAAGTGGATAGCGCCGTAGATATAGAAAAACAGCGATCGCAACCGATCCGTCCGGAACACGATATAATGTCGGGCCTGCGAAACACCTCGGAGGCCGTTGCAGTGCTCGCTTCCCTGGGACTCGGACTGGTTCTGCTCATGTTCGTGGCGACCACCCCGCCGGCCGTTGAGGCCACCCAGTCGGGGATTTACATAGACAATGGCAAGGACCAGACGATCATGCACCGGGTGCTGAGCGAGGACGACAAGCTGGACGTCTCCTACGAGATCCTCGAGTTCCTGGGCATCGCCGAGCGGCCGACGCACCTGAGCAGCCACCAGTTGTCGCTGCGGAAGTCGGCCCCCAAGTTCCTGCTGGACGTCTACCACCGTATCACGGCGGAGGAGGGCCTCAGCGATCAGGATGAGGACGACTCCTACGAGCGGGGTCATCGGGCCAGGAGAAGCGCCGACCTcgaggaggatgaggatgagcaCCAGCAGAAGAACTTCATCACCGACCTGGACAAGCGGGCCATCGACGAGAGCGACATCATCATGACCTTCCTAAACAAGCGCCACCACAACGTGGACGAACTGCGTCACGAGCACGGCCGGCGCCTGTGGTTCGACGTCTCCAATGTGCCGAACGACAACTACCTGGTGATGGCCGAGCTGCGCATTTACCAGAACGCCAACGAGGGCAAGTGGCTGACCGCCAACAGGGAGTTCACCATCACCGTCTACTCCATAGGCACCGGCACGCTGGGCCAGCACACCATGGAGCCGCTGTCCTCGGTGAACACCACCGGCGACTACGTGGGCTGGTTGGAGCTTAACGTGACCGAGGGCCTGCACGAGTGGCTGGTCAAGTCGAAGGACAATCATGGCATCTACATAGGAGCACACGCTGTTAACCGACCCGATCGCGAGGTCAAGCTGGATGACATTGGCTTGATCCACCGCAAGGTGGACGACGAGTTCCAGCCCTTCATGATCGGCTTCTTCCGCGGACCGGAGCTGATCAAGGCGACGGCCCACAGCAGCCATCACAGAAGCAAGCGAAGCGCCAGCCATCCTCGCAAGCGCAAGAAGTCGGTGTCGCCCAACAACGTTCCACTGCTGGAACCAATGGAGAGCACGCGCAGCTGCCAGATGCAGACCCTGTACATAGACTTCAAGGATCTGGGCTGGCACGACTGGATCATCGCCCCAGAGGGCTACGGCGCCTTCTACTGCAGCGGCGAGTGCAATTTCCCGCTCAACGCGCACATGAACGCCACGAACCATGCGATCGTCCAGACACTGGTCCACCTGCTGGAGCCCAAGAAGGTGCCCAAGCCCTGCTGCGCTCCGACCAGGCTGGGAGCACTACCCGTTCTGTACCACCTGAACGACGAGAATGTGAACCTGAAAAAGTATAGAAACATGATTGTGAAATCCTGCGGGTGCCATTGAATTCAATTTACCACTTAGGCTAAGCACTATAAAGCATTTCTGTGTAGATGTCCATCTCTGTACTAATCTcgaatatttttatagaaatataCAGCGCTGTACCTAACTGAAGTTCGTCTCTTCAAGAGTTTCATTTGTggttaattatttaattagaGTATTAAAAGAtacttctttattttctcACATCAATTTATAATTGGGATGCACATTTCAAACTGTCAACATTTAGGTCAAAACTACGATGCTCGCAAACAAGTGGTGGTTCCATTTCGCTTATGGTACTTAGAAATACGTATTTTGATTCTGATTAGCGTTCACTTAAATggcatacatttaaaattaacattcACTTCACAGCAATAAAAGGCACAATCAAGTCCTACTTGGTCCAGCACGTACATTCGGATTATTCTTcattatttcaatttgaattagCATAGAAGATATGCCCCAGGCACTAGGCTTTATCGCTTGTGAATCCAGTGGTGTCGGAAGGCAAACAAATCCATAATTAAGTTTCCGACACGTTTGTCAATTAGCGCAGACATTAGGCGACCATCAAACACTGGTATCTTTACATTCAACGACACACAAGCATCTCTGTAAGGAAAGCACATTAGATGGAAGTATTCTACGCAACCTGAATCGGACTTACAAAATTTCAAACACAGGAATATTGTTTCGGAAGTATTCCTTCAACACAAATACACCATTAACAGTTTTGGCTCGACTAATGCTGAGCATCACGTCTGGATCCTTTCTGTAGAGGATCACAAAGATATGTCTGTTGGGTGTCTCGATTGGTCTGACAAACTTAGCGAGAACACTTTCAAGAAAGGCAGGCGTGTTTTTGCTGTGGAACTCCTCGCAATCGCCTCCTGCGTAGAGCACGAAGAACTGCCTCTCGATGAAATGCGAGTTGAAATGCTGTGGTTTCGGTGGCATGTTCTCCTCCACTTCCCGGGCCCAACTGAATTGGGCGTTCACGGCGAGGAGGTACAAGGATGGCAGCTGAGGAGTTGGTAGAAAGTTTATTGGCGCGGGCTTAGAGAAGCCCACGAAAACATCCTCGCTCTCGAAGATTTTGGATAGAGAATCAGTCAGCAATGTGTAATGGGAAACTGGCTCGGAGTCGCGGCGCCACATCTCCAGCTCGCTGCAGTGCTTCAGCAGGTCGTGGTACATTCGAAAGAAGTAATGACGCGTTCGCATCATCATCTCCGCAGTAGCCTTGGACATTACCATCCAGATCCATTCGTCTATAAAGACGTTAACGTTGCGATCGGTCAAACTCATTTCACTGTCGCAAATCGGGGAGAGGCGAATCCGTGGATGGcctaaataatacaaaataaatgattACCATGATTACCAATAACACAAACTTCATACAAGTTTACCAGAGAACAGGGCAACAGCCAGAGGAACGACCAGGGTGGCGTACACGATGTGGTTCTTCTGCTTGTTGCACACAATCCACGGTGTGCGGAAGTTTTGGGCCGAAATATTTAGTGGCTCCAAGAAGTCCCGGAGCACAGTGTTCGGGTGCATGTAAATATTGCCGGAAAAAGCCGACTTTAGGGCACTCTTCCTAGCGTCCACGGCACAAATGTTCGGGTACATCCCGCCCGTCATCGCCGCCTTAACCATGTGCCAATTGCCGGACATCTGGTTGAGACTGTTCATACTTAGTTTACCTCGGCTGTGGATCAAATTGGCTGCCCGCAAGGAGTTCACAATCTCGGAACGAATAGAGGTGTGGTGCTCCATCAGCCCGTTCAGCATAAAATCATATTCATCCTTGAGGTATAGCGGCGGAGTCCTGTTGTGCATGCGATTTTGCCACTCCTTGTACAAGCGCACGAAAATGAAGTGATCGGAAAACTGATTGTCGGACAGAAAGGCCCGCTCCTTCTTGATGCTGTTCTGGATGTAAATGGTGAACCTGTCCCACAAGTGATCGATGTCCTCGGTAAACGGAATGCCCAACGGATCCGCCGTCGACAAAGAGCTGACTATTGTCAGTATTGGATCCAGGCAGCGCAGCAGGATGCCGAAGATCAGCATGCGGCCGAGTTGACAATTAACCGGAATGTCCATTAGCCGGCAGCCCAGCCAGGTCACATCCTCGGCGTCATCCAGCACGTCTATTTTCTTGAGGAACTGCACGGCATGGTGCACGTTGATCAGCGGTGGAGGTGAGATGGTCAGACCCAGATACTCGCTTATAAGCATATTGGGCGAGAGTAATTTTATTGCCAAGCAGACCTTGTCCAGCTGCATGGTTTGCAGGCTAGGCTGACTTGTCTCGCCCAGCTCTTCATAGGCCTCCTTGTTTATCAGACGGAAGCATTGCGCATCCCCTTCTACGGAAAACGCACTGCATCAGTTAGTGTCAGCTATGTGTGACGAGTACTTACTATTGGGGTGAAGGATTAGCTCCCTGCGCAGGAAGGAGTCCTTGGCCACCCATTCGAACCGATCCTCGCCGCTGTAGCTTGTGGTATCGTAAACATTGTTTACCCGGCAGGCGGTGTCTATTTGGTACTTGAAGGGCACCTTCAGGCAGAGCGATTCTATTATCTCCGTGGTCAGCACCACCTTCACGGTGTCATCGCGACCATTGACCAGCGCCTCGACGTAGTCCTTCCGCATGTTGTCGTACAGCAGGAATATGGAGCACTCCTGCAGGCTGCCAGTGAGGCAGTGGCTCAGGATCATGTAGTTCAGCTTGACAATATGGTAGTAGGTGGGCAAAATGATGAGGATGTTGCCTGAAAATAAGAAACGGAGTAGTCTTTCTCTTATCTTCTAAACTTCAAGTAAGTTGACTTAGAACAGCCTGCAAGCATTCGCTTCAAATGggtttaatttattaaatctGATTTACAAAGTTACCTATACATAAATAAACGCGGCGATTCTCCATTCGTATAAACTAGGTTTCAAGACAGACACACATTACTAAAATAGATCGATATTACTAAATGGCTTGACATCTTCGGCTAAAACTAATATAACTATTTAACAGACATAGGCATGTATGTGTTCTTTCGTGTAGAGGCGGCGCGACTTCTGGTCGGTGATTTGTTCACGAGGTGAGAGGATATAGCAGTATCTGAGTTAACTGGAGCTGGATCTGGAGATGGAGCATTGGGCTATGAGCGCGACGTGCTCTCCAATTCCTTGATTTGTCGCAGAATCTCCGACTTCTTTTTCACCTTGTCCAGCTGGTCCTTGTCCAGCTTTTTCTGCTCGCCggcttggatcctgctctcGATCTGTTCGATTTCACGGATTTTCTTGCGCAGCTTTTTCAACTGCTTGGCGGGGTCCACCTCTTGGGGCGCGTCCAGCTTCAGGGTGTCCTCCAGCACCTTGGATATCGAGTTGATGTCCCGGCTGCCAGagggctgctgctgttgctgctgactGACTTTGGGTGGCGGACACGTGCTGGGCGGCATGACCAGGACGCCGGGCGCCGGCGCCTTTGGCTGCCTGCCAGATTCCTTCTCCTGCTTCTTGGCCCTGGTCCGCTCCTGCTTCTCGCGCTCCTTCTTCGATTCGGCGGCCATCAGGGGACACATGCCAGGCGGCACTCCGGCCTGGCGCTGCGCCACAAACTGCTTGCCCTTGCTCTCGTAGAGCGGCACCTCCTCCTGGGGCACGTAGCCATCCTTGACACGACGCGCCTTGCGCCAGGTGCCATCCGGCCGCTTGGTGGCCGGTATGAACTTGCCCTCGCTGCTCTGTAGATAGGTGCTCATCTTGCTGcttctataaaaaacaatgccCAATTGCCAGGCGATACTAATCGATAGCTTTGGCATTGAGGATGGAACTTTTTGCGCGCGAGCTCGAATTTTCGCGCGATTAATCGCACTGGAGTTTGGAGCTTGGGGAACCAGTCACTTTCAGCCGTTTCTAGCTCACTTTTCAAATCGTCGTTTGAATATTATCCCAATGACTTTTAACCACTTCCTATCTAGACATTCTACCCGTTTCTACCAATTCTAACCATTTCTGAACTTAATGATTCACCAAATGCACACTCACCTGGCGAATACTCCGGTTTGGTGCGCAGTAGATACATTATGTCGATGATAAGATCGTAGTCCATGAAATCCGGCTTGGCGCTCTTCACCACATAACCGTGCAGGCTATAGCTGTTCAGGACATCGATGCACTCGTGGTTGCCGTTCATGGCCGCCAGCGAGATGGCGTTCTGCTGGTACAGGTCCACGATGTAGGGATCGGCGCCCATGAAGAGTAGCAGCCGGAGATGATTGGCCTTGTTCAGCTCGGAGGCGAAATGCACCGCCGTTTTGCCGTTCTGCGAGTGGCGGTAGTTCACGGGAGCCAGTTCGTAGTTAACGGCGTACAGAAAGGGACGTAGGGCGGCATCCGTGCCCAGCTCTCCGTAGGCCTGCAGGCACTTGTCCATCTGCTCGTTGCGCGGATTGTTGGAGCGGAAAGCCTCCGGGACCTCCTTGTAGATGTCCGGACCCTTGTGAATTCCGGCCAGGGCAATGCAGCTGTGCAGGTCGTTTAAGTAGGAGACTCGGGGTCCTACCTCCGGCTGCGTAATCATATTTAGTTGCGATCCTTCGCCAAAGAAGTCGATGAACTTCTTGGGGTCTTCCATTTGCGACAACAGCACCACCCTCATGTTTTGATGGCTATTCAAGGCCATGCGGATCTCGCTTAGCAGAATGTCGGTATAGGGATCATGCAGGTGCACATCGTTCACTACCAGGTGACTGATGTTTCGGAACTGCTGGTTGGCCAGGGAGCGCAGAAAGTACTGGGCCGTcgagaaaataataaaagtgcTGGAGCTAACGGCGCTGAAGTACGGCAACTGGATGCCCACCGTCTCGCCCAGCTGCTCGCCAAAAAAGTTGGCCATTCGCTGGCTGTTGTAGGTGGCCAGAATGGCCTGCCTCTCGATGCAGATGATCTTGACGTTAGACTTCTTGTTTCGGCAGTCATCCAGAATGATCAGGGGCAGGAACACGGACTTGTCCCAGGAGAGAACGGCATTAAAGACGATCACCCGATTGGCGTACAATGACTGCATGATCTCCTCGTTCAGCGGGTGACCCGGAAAAGCAGCCAAGAACTTTAGCTGCGCCTCCGTCCAGAAGCGCAGGCAAGGGGGACGTATGGCGGGCAACGGCAGATGCAGTGACGGCAAATCCGAGGCACTGGCCTTGTGCGAGTCCAGGTCCGCGGACAGCTCCAGATCCTCCTTGCCCATTAACGACTTCCTGCCCAGCAGCGTGAACATGTTCAGCGTTGCACCCGAGGACAGCACCAGCGTCTTGGGCTCCTCCAGGTAGTGGCGACACGCCTGCTTGTACACCTTCACACAGCTGTTCCCATTCACATGGACCACCTGCGATCGCAGCCCCAAGGAGCGGGCGCTGTTGGCGAAGGCTTCGTGCTCGCTGGTGCGGAATGTGCACGGGAATTGCTGGCAGCAGCGC
This genomic window contains:
- the LOC120446850 gene encoding eukaryotic translation initiation factor 6 → MALRVQFENNDDIGVFTKLTNTYCLVAIGGSETFYSAFEAELAETIPVVHANVGGCRIIGRLTVGNRNGLLVPNSTTDEELQHLRNSLPDAVKIQRVEERLSALGNVIACNDYVALVHPDLDKETEEIIGDVLKVEVFRQTIADNTLVGSYAVLSNQGGMVHPKTSIQDQDELSSLLQVPLVAGTVNRGSEVLAAGMVVNDWLSFVGMNTTATEISVIESVFKLNQAQPATVTTKLRAALIEDMS
- the LOC120445214 gene encoding protein 60A, which encodes MSGLRNTSEAVAVLASLGLGLVLLMFVATTPPAVEATQSGIYIDNGKDQTIMHRVLSEDDKLDVSYEILEFLGIAERPTHLSSHQLSLRKSAPKFLLDVYHRITAEEGLSDQDEDDSYERGHRARRSADLEEDEDEHQQKNFITDLDKRAIDESDIIMTFLNKRHHNVDELRHEHGRRLWFDVSNVPNDNYLVMAELRIYQNANEGKWLTANREFTITVYSIGTGTLGQHTMEPLSSVNTTGDYVGWLELNVTEGLHEWLVKSKDNHGIYIGAHAVNRPDREVKLDDIGLIHRKVDDEFQPFMIGFFRGPELIKATAHSSHHRSKRSASHPRKRKKSVSPNNVPLLEPMESTRSCQMQTLYIDFKDLGWHDWIIAPEGYGAFYCSGECNFPLNAHMNATNHAIVQTLVHLLEPKKVPKPCCAPTRLGALPVLYHLNDENVNLKKYRNMIVKSCGCH
- the LOC120445213 gene encoding benign gonial cell neoplasm protein, with amino-acid sequence MNHIIQDKYIPQQLLYFIAGRRCCQQFPCTFRTSEHEAFANSARSLGLRSQVVHVNGNSCVKVYKQACRHYLEEPKTLVLSSGATLNMFTLLGRKSLMGKEDLELSADLDSHKASASDLPSLHLPLPAIRPPCLRFWTEAQLKFLAAFPGHPLNEEIMQSLYANRVIVFNAVLSWDKSVFLPLIILDDCRNKKSNVKIICIERQAILATYNSQRMANFFGEQLGETVGIQLPYFSAVSSSTFIIFSTAQYFLRSLANQQFRNISHLVVNDVHLHDPYTDILLSEIRMALNSHQNMRVVLLSQMEDPKKFIDFFGEGSQLNMITQPEVGPRVSYLNDLHSCIALAGIHKGPDIYKEVPEAFRSNNPRNEQMDKCLQAYGELGTDAALRPFLYAVNYELAPVNYRHSQNGKTAVHFASELNKANHLRLLLFMGADPYIVDLYQQNAISLAAMNGNHECIDVLNSYSLHGYVVKSAKPDFMDYDLIIDIMYLLRTKPEYSPGNILIILPTYYHIVKLNYMILSHCLTGSLQECSIFLLYDNMRKDYVEALVNGRDDTVKVVLTTEIIESLCLKVPFKYQIDTACRVNNVYDTTSYSGEDRFEWVAKDSFLRRELILHPNKGDAQCFRLINKEAYEELGETSQPSLQTMQLDKVCLAIKLLSPNMLISEYLGLTISPPPLINVHHAVQFLKKIDVLDDAEDVTWLGCRLMDIPVNCQLGRMLIFGILLRCLDPILTIVSSLSTADPLGIPFTEDIDHLWDRFTIYIQNSIKKERAFLSDNQFSDHFIFVRLYKEWQNRMHNRTPPLYLKDEYDFMLNGLMEHHTSIRSEIVNSLRAANLIHSRGKLSMNSLNQMSGNWHMVKAAMTGGMYPNICAVDARKSALKSAFSGNIYMHPNTVLRDFLEPLNISAQNFRTPWIVCNKQKNHIVYATLVVPLAVALFSGHPRIRLSPICDSEMSLTDRNVNVFIDEWIWMVMSKATAEMMMRTRHYFFRMYHDLLKHCSELEMWRRDSEPVSHYTLLTDSLSKIFESEDVFVGFSKPAPINFLPTPQLPSLYLLAVNAQFSWAREVEENMPPKPQHFNSHFIERQFFVLYAGGDCEEFHSKNTPAFLESVLAKFVRPIETPNRHIFVILYRKDPDVMLSISRAKTVNGVFVLKEYFRNNIPVFEILDACVSLNVKIPVFDGRLMSALIDKRVGNLIMDLFAFRHHWIHKR
- the LOC120445215 gene encoding partner of Y14 and mago, which translates into the protein MPKLSISIAWQLGIVFYRSSKMSTYLQSSEGKFIPATKRPDGTWRKARRVKDGYVPQEEVPLYESKGKQFVAQRQAGVPPGMCPLMAAESKKEREKQERTRAKKQEKESGRQPKAPAPGVLVMPPSTCPPPKVSQQQQQQPSGSRDINSISKVLEDTLKLDAPQEVDPAKQLKKLRKKIREIEQIESRIQAGEQKKLDKDQLDKVKKKSEILRQIKELESTSRS